A single Actinomadura algeriensis DNA region contains:
- a CDS encoding DMT family transporter, with product MRRFDPRLLAGAAFISASAIFVGLSGVSSGTAAFFRCALAVPLLLPLVRWERRRAGPARGGGLDAAAGLLLGVDLVLWGAAIEGVGAGVATVLVNVQVVVVPLLALAVFRERPSRAFAAAVPVMLAGVALAGGLADHGPRAADPVRGALYGVGAGIAYGGYLFLTRVAGRRGPHRARPVLLATLGAGAASIVVGVPWHGVDLSPGRAAFGWLAALALSGQVCGWLLINAGLPGLRAEVGGALLLLQPVLAVLLGAVVLAERPAPSQLAGCALVVAAVWLTGRREAPPPQDVEPAAAARPEAEAAAPPAR from the coding sequence GTGCGAAGGTTCGATCCACGGCTGCTCGCGGGCGCCGCGTTCATCTCCGCGTCGGCGATCTTCGTCGGGCTGTCCGGCGTCTCGTCCGGGACGGCGGCGTTCTTCCGCTGCGCGCTCGCGGTGCCGCTGCTGCTGCCGCTCGTCCGGTGGGAGCGGCGCCGCGCCGGGCCCGCGCGGGGCGGCGGCCTCGACGCCGCCGCCGGGCTGCTCCTCGGCGTGGACCTGGTGCTGTGGGGCGCGGCCATCGAGGGCGTCGGCGCGGGCGTCGCGACCGTCCTGGTCAACGTGCAGGTCGTGGTGGTGCCGCTGCTGGCGCTGGCGGTGTTCCGCGAGCGGCCGTCCCGGGCGTTCGCGGCGGCGGTCCCGGTCATGCTGGCGGGCGTCGCGCTCGCGGGCGGGCTCGCCGACCACGGGCCCCGCGCCGCCGATCCGGTGCGCGGCGCCCTCTACGGCGTCGGCGCCGGGATCGCCTACGGCGGGTACCTGTTCCTGACGCGCGTGGCGGGGCGGCGGGGCCCCCACCGGGCGCGGCCCGTGCTGCTGGCGACGCTCGGCGCGGGCGCGGCGTCGATCGTGGTCGGCGTCCCGTGGCACGGCGTCGACCTCTCGCCGGGCCGGGCCGCGTTCGGCTGGCTGGCGGCGCTGGCGCTGTCCGGCCAGGTCTGCGGCTGGCTGCTGATCAACGCCGGGCTGCCGGGGCTGCGCGCCGAGGTCGGCGGGGCGCTGCTGCTGCTCCAGCCGGTGCTCGCCGTGCTGCTCGGCGCGGTCGTCCTCGCCGAGCGGCCCGCCCCGTCCCAGCTCGCCGGCTGCGCCCTCGTCGTCGCCGCCGTCTGGCTCACCGGGCGCCGCGAGGCCCCGCCGCCGCAGGACGTCGAGCCGGCGGCGGCCGCCCGGCCGGAAGCGGAGGCCGCCGCGCCGCCCGCACGCTAG
- a CDS encoding phosphotransferase — MEWAAEHEITADAAAELVGERFPELRGAPVEPLATGWDNTVFRVGGEWAFRFPRRKIAIPGVEREIATLAALAPRLPLPIPVPRYVGEPGGGFPWPFWGARLVPGRELAEVRPSDGRRAAIGAALGAFLRALHDPALVRAAGAGLPADPLRRGDPAYRAPKAAERLERLAALGLWEPDPSVRAFLGDALDEASPPAGEPVIVHGDLHVRHVLLGAGDEAAGVIDWGDVCLADPSVDLSLAYAAFAGDDRAAFLDAYGPVPPDRERAARVLALFIAATLAEYAASDGSAALLAESLAGIGRVLAP; from the coding sequence ATGGAGTGGGCGGCGGAGCACGAGATCACGGCGGACGCGGCGGCGGAACTGGTGGGGGAGCGGTTCCCGGAACTGCGCGGCGCCCCCGTCGAGCCGCTGGCCACCGGCTGGGACAACACGGTGTTCCGCGTCGGCGGCGAGTGGGCGTTCCGCTTCCCCCGCCGGAAGATCGCGATCCCGGGCGTCGAGCGGGAGATCGCGACGCTCGCCGCGCTGGCCCCGCGCCTGCCGCTGCCGATCCCGGTGCCGCGCTACGTGGGCGAGCCCGGCGGCGGGTTCCCGTGGCCGTTCTGGGGCGCGCGGCTCGTCCCCGGACGGGAGCTCGCCGAGGTCCGGCCGTCGGACGGGCGCCGGGCGGCGATCGGCGCCGCCCTCGGGGCCTTCCTGCGCGCCCTGCACGACCCCGCGCTCGTCCGGGCCGCCGGCGCCGGGCTGCCCGCCGACCCGTTGCGCCGGGGAGACCCCGCCTACCGCGCCCCGAAGGCCGCCGAGCGTCTCGAACGGCTCGCCGCGCTCGGCCTGTGGGAGCCGGACCCGTCCGTCCGCGCCTTCCTCGGCGACGCGCTCGACGAGGCGTCCCCGCCCGCCGGGGAGCCGGTGATCGTGCACGGTGACCTGCACGTCCGGCACGTCCTGCTCGGGGCGGGCGACGAGGCCGCAGGGGTGATCGACTGGGGCGACGTCTGCCTGGCCGACCCGTCCGTGGACCTGTCCCTGGCCTACGCCGCGTTCGCCGGGGACGACCGTGCCGCGTTCCTGGACGCCTACGGACCCGTCCCGCCGGACCGGGAACGGGCCGCGCGGGTGCTGGCGCTGTTCATCGCGGCGACCCTGGCCGAGTACGCGGCCTCCGACGGGTCCGCGGCGCTGCTCGCCGAGTCGCTCGCCGGGATCGGGCGGGTGCTCGCCCCCTGA
- a CDS encoding sensor histidine kinase: MNPAHRNVARTTSGRKSTAGRGDAHGGAFVHPALFYDNDDEYLAGTVPFVREGVAAGEPVAVAVPGARLGPLRDALGGDGPGAAAASVAWLDMTEAGRNPGRIIPGVLRDFADRHPSGRVRIIGEPIWPERSATEYPACAQHEALINLAFAGRNVSILCPYDAARLDERALADARATHPVLIDASGERQSGDYAPDRIVRDYNRALPAPAEAYRIDFDLDALPRVREFAWAWASRLGLGPEQAGDMELAVNELAANSCLHGGGTGTARIWAEDGRVVCEVRDAGTITDPLAGRLPVEMSPHGGRGILLVNHLADLVRMHTGPEGTAIRVYMRT; encoded by the coding sequence ATGAACCCGGCACACCGGAACGTCGCACGCACGACCTCGGGGCGCAAGAGCACCGCGGGGCGCGGCGACGCGCACGGCGGCGCGTTCGTCCATCCCGCCCTGTTCTACGACAACGACGACGAGTACCTCGCGGGGACCGTCCCGTTCGTCCGGGAGGGCGTCGCGGCGGGCGAGCCCGTCGCGGTGGCCGTGCCCGGCGCGCGGCTGGGCCCGCTGCGGGACGCGCTCGGCGGGGACGGGCCGGGCGCCGCGGCGGCGTCCGTCGCGTGGCTCGACATGACCGAGGCGGGGCGCAACCCGGGCCGGATCATCCCCGGCGTGCTGCGCGACTTCGCCGACCGGCACCCGTCCGGACGGGTCCGCATCATCGGCGAGCCGATCTGGCCGGAGCGCTCGGCGACCGAGTATCCGGCCTGCGCGCAGCACGAGGCGCTGATCAACCTGGCGTTCGCGGGACGGAACGTGTCGATCCTGTGCCCCTACGACGCGGCGCGGCTGGACGAGCGCGCGCTCGCCGACGCCCGCGCCACCCACCCGGTCCTGATCGACGCGTCGGGCGAGCGCCAGAGCGGGGACTACGCCCCGGACCGCATCGTCCGCGACTACAACCGGGCGCTGCCGGCGCCCGCCGAGGCGTACCGCATCGACTTCGATCTCGACGCGCTGCCGCGCGTGCGGGAGTTCGCGTGGGCGTGGGCCTCCCGGCTCGGCCTCGGGCCCGAACAGGCGGGCGACATGGAGCTGGCGGTCAACGAGCTGGCCGCCAACTCCTGCCTGCACGGCGGCGGGACGGGCACCGCGCGGATCTGGGCCGAGGACGGCCGGGTCGTCTGCGAGGTGCGCGACGCCGGGACGATCACCGACCCGCTGGCCGGGCGGCTCCCGGTGGAGATGAGCCCGCACGGGGGCCGCGGGATCCTGCTCGTCAACCACCTCGCCGACCTGGTGCGCATGCACACCGGCCCGGAGGGCACGGCGATCCGCGTCTACATGCGCACCTGA
- a CDS encoding carboxylate-amine ligase translates to MAPRFGIEEEYFVVDPGSREVVPRAADVVRRAAATLGERASTELVGFLAEAKTPPCDDLVKLEEQIRSMRAAMADAAAAEGLRLAATGTPVLGDLVPAPISEGPRYAESLATYRGLDDEQSICSCHVHVEMPDRERAVLVGNHLRPWLPTLLALAANSPFWAGRDTGHACWRVLAWARWPVAGPPPYFASLSHYEEVVAALLECGALMDTGTIFWDVRPSARLPTVEVRVADVALTAADAAALAGLIRALVEVAAAAVDAGEPAPDPPQEMLRAAYWLAARHGTAGTGVDVRTGRPAAQRELAADLLARARPALRDSGDAERVAHGVRRLLAGGTGAELQRAAHRRRDRLTDVVDAALLPEAAVAAPPARSAT, encoded by the coding sequence ATGGCGCCGCGTTTCGGAATCGAGGAAGAGTACTTCGTCGTCGATCCCGGCTCGCGGGAGGTCGTCCCCCGCGCCGCCGACGTGGTGCGCCGCGCCGCCGCCACGCTGGGCGAGCGGGCGTCCACCGAGCTGGTCGGGTTCCTCGCCGAGGCCAAGACCCCGCCGTGCGACGACCTGGTGAAGCTCGAGGAGCAGATCCGTTCGATGCGGGCGGCGATGGCGGACGCCGCCGCGGCCGAGGGGCTGCGGCTCGCCGCGACCGGCACGCCGGTGCTCGGCGACCTCGTCCCCGCGCCGATCAGCGAGGGTCCCCGCTACGCCGAGAGCCTGGCGACCTACCGCGGGCTGGACGACGAGCAGAGCATCTGCTCGTGCCACGTGCACGTGGAGATGCCCGACCGGGAGCGCGCGGTGCTCGTCGGCAACCATCTGCGCCCCTGGCTGCCGACGCTGCTGGCGCTGGCGGCCAACTCGCCGTTCTGGGCGGGCCGCGACACCGGGCACGCCTGCTGGCGGGTGCTGGCGTGGGCGCGCTGGCCGGTGGCCGGGCCCCCGCCGTACTTCGCGTCGCTGTCCCACTACGAGGAGGTCGTCGCGGCGCTGCTGGAGTGCGGCGCCCTGATGGACACCGGGACGATCTTCTGGGACGTCCGGCCGTCGGCGCGGCTGCCGACGGTGGAGGTACGGGTCGCCGACGTGGCGCTCACCGCCGCGGACGCGGCCGCCCTCGCGGGGCTCATCCGGGCGCTGGTGGAGGTGGCCGCCGCCGCGGTGGACGCCGGCGAGCCCGCGCCCGATCCGCCGCAGGAGATGCTGCGCGCCGCGTACTGGCTGGCCGCGCGGCACGGGACGGCCGGGACGGGCGTGGACGTGCGGACCGGGCGTCCGGCCGCGCAGCGCGAGCTGGCCGCCGACCTGCTCGCCCGGGCCCGGCCGGCGCTGCGCGACAGCGGCGACGCCGAACGCGTCGCGCACGGGGTCCGGCGGCTGCTGGCGGGCGGGACGGGCGCCGAGCTGCAGCGCGCCGCGCACCGCAGGCGCGACCGGCTCACCGACGTCGTGGACGCGGCGCTGCTGCCCGAAGCGGCGGTCGCGGCACCTCCCGCCCGGTCGGCAACGTAG
- a CDS encoding HGxxPAAW family protein, with protein sequence MSSGSHAGRPKSWVAVTIIFIGFAIGGAGLVMGPSWVVFGVGAAVIALGGIAALAVDIMSDVVVDDPRA encoded by the coding sequence ATGTCGAGCGGCAGCCACGCCGGGCGCCCGAAGTCCTGGGTCGCCGTCACCATCATCTTCATCGGATTCGCCATCGGCGGCGCGGGACTCGTCATGGGGCCGAGCTGGGTGGTCTTCGGCGTCGGCGCCGCGGTGATCGCCCTCGGCGGGATCGCCGCCCTCGCCGTCGACATCATGAGCGACGTCGTCGTCGACGACCCCCGCGCCTAG
- a CDS encoding acyl-CoA dehydrogenase family protein: MQDLLDDREQEIVGRVRAFLEERVAPIANDCWSRAEFPFDLIPGYAELGIAGLPFEECPGERPSSMLTGFLAMDMARVDPSMATFFGVHSGLAMGSIGRCGSAEQRERWLPAMGRMERIGAFALTEPEGGSDVSLGLRTTARRDGDHWVLNGAKRWIGNATFADLTVVWARDEDDGQVKGFVVGKDAPGFTATRIENKIALRTVQNADIVLEDCRVPEADRLAEARSFRDTAAVLRRTRSGVAWQAVGVMLAAYEIARRYAVEREQFGRVIAEFQLVQDLLVKMLGNATASLGMVVRLAQLQDAGMYRDEHSALAKAYCTTRMREAVGWARELMAGNGIVLDYDIGRFVADAEALYSYEGTREINTLIVGRAATGHGAFV; encoded by the coding sequence ATGCAGGATCTCCTCGACGACCGCGAGCAGGAGATCGTCGGGCGGGTGCGCGCCTTCCTGGAGGAGAGGGTGGCGCCGATCGCGAACGACTGCTGGTCGCGCGCGGAGTTCCCGTTCGACCTGATCCCCGGCTACGCCGAACTGGGCATCGCGGGCCTGCCCTTCGAGGAATGCCCGGGCGAGCGGCCGAGCAGCATGCTCACCGGGTTCCTGGCGATGGACATGGCCCGTGTCGATCCGTCCATGGCCACCTTCTTCGGCGTCCACTCGGGGCTGGCGATGGGCAGCATCGGCCGGTGCGGGTCGGCGGAGCAGCGCGAGCGGTGGCTGCCCGCGATGGGACGGATGGAGCGGATCGGGGCGTTCGCGCTGACCGAGCCGGAGGGCGGGTCGGACGTGTCGCTGGGCCTGCGGACGACGGCGCGGCGGGACGGAGACCACTGGGTGCTGAACGGCGCGAAGCGGTGGATCGGCAACGCCACGTTCGCGGACCTGACCGTCGTGTGGGCGCGCGACGAGGACGACGGGCAGGTCAAGGGGTTCGTGGTCGGCAAGGACGCGCCGGGGTTCACCGCGACCCGCATCGAGAACAAGATCGCGCTGCGGACGGTGCAGAACGCCGACATCGTCCTAGAGGACTGCCGTGTCCCCGAGGCGGACCGGCTCGCCGAGGCCCGGTCGTTCCGCGACACCGCCGCCGTGCTGCGCCGCACGCGCAGCGGCGTCGCGTGGCAGGCCGTCGGGGTGATGCTCGCCGCGTACGAGATCGCCCGCCGCTACGCGGTCGAGCGGGAGCAGTTCGGGCGGGTGATCGCCGAGTTCCAGCTCGTCCAGGACCTGCTGGTGAAGATGCTGGGCAACGCGACGGCGTCGCTCGGCATGGTGGTGCGGCTCGCGCAACTGCAGGACGCGGGCATGTACCGGGACGAGCATTCGGCCCTCGCCAAGGCGTACTGCACCACCCGGATGCGCGAGGCGGTCGGCTGGGCGCGCGAGCTGATGGCGGGCAACGGCATCGTGCTGGACTACGACATCGGCCGGTTCGTCGCCGACGCCGAGGCGCTGTACTCCTACGAGGGCACGCGGGAGATCAACACGCTGATCGTCGGACGCGCGGCGACCGGCCACGGCGCCTTCGTCTAA
- a CDS encoding methylmalonyl-CoA mutase subunit beta, with protein MTVPPEELELAAAFPPAERDRWREMVKGVLRKSGAATDDTPLEEIEGLLTRESYDGVPIGALYAAEDAPAGRPGLAPYVREVRPDGEGLAGWDVRQLHEHPDPAAAREAILADLENGATSIWLRLGEAGPPVAALPDALRGVLLGLAPVVLDAGEHAAEAAEAFLALVRERGDADAAAGNLGLDPLGLAARTGTARPLDDAAALAARCAREFPRLRAVVADGTPYHDAGGSDAEELGAAVAAGVAYLRALTGAGLSVDEAFGQIEFRLAVNADQFSSIAKLRAARRLWTRVAEVSGAADGTSARIHAVTSSAMMTRRDPWVNMLRTTVAAFAAGVGGADAVTVRPFDARLGLPDDFARRIARNTQTLLLEESSLARVVDPAGGSWYAERLTEDLARAAWDRFTEIERAGGLAAALESGALAGRIAATWARRRKDIARRKAPLTGVSEFPNLAERLPEREPAPARPGGGLPVVTYAQDFEALRDRSDAHADATGARPKVFLATLGPVAVHTARASFAANLFQAGGVETVTGTPEEFAASGASVACVCSSDKVYAERAEDAARTLRDAGAARIWIAGKGTYKGVDGTVFAGCDAVEVLETTLHELGVNR; from the coding sequence ATGACGGTGCCGCCTGAAGAACTCGAACTGGCCGCCGCCTTCCCCCCGGCCGAGCGGGACCGGTGGCGGGAGATGGTGAAGGGGGTGCTGCGCAAGTCCGGCGCGGCGACCGACGACACCCCCCTTGAGGAGATCGAGGGTCTGCTGACCCGCGAGTCGTACGACGGCGTGCCGATCGGCGCCCTGTACGCCGCCGAGGACGCCCCGGCGGGACGCCCGGGGCTCGCCCCGTACGTCCGCGAGGTGCGCCCCGACGGCGAGGGCCTCGCCGGCTGGGACGTCCGGCAGTTGCACGAGCACCCCGATCCGGCCGCCGCCCGGGAGGCGATCCTCGCCGACCTGGAGAACGGCGCCACCTCGATCTGGCTGCGGCTCGGCGAGGCGGGCCCGCCCGTCGCCGCGCTGCCCGACGCCCTGCGCGGCGTCCTGCTCGGCCTCGCGCCCGTCGTACTGGACGCGGGGGAGCACGCGGCCGAGGCCGCCGAGGCGTTCCTCGCGCTGGTGCGGGAGCGCGGCGACGCCGACGCGGCGGCCGGGAACCTCGGGCTCGACCCGCTCGGCCTCGCCGCCCGCACCGGCACGGCCCGTCCGCTCGACGACGCGGCCGCGCTCGCCGCCCGCTGCGCCCGCGAGTTCCCGCGGCTGCGCGCGGTCGTCGCCGACGGCACCCCCTACCACGACGCGGGCGGCTCGGACGCCGAGGAGCTCGGCGCCGCCGTCGCCGCGGGCGTCGCGTACCTGCGCGCCCTCACCGGGGCGGGGCTGAGCGTCGACGAGGCGTTCGGGCAGATCGAGTTCCGGCTCGCCGTGAACGCCGACCAGTTCTCCTCCATCGCCAAGCTGCGCGCGGCCCGCCGGCTGTGGACGCGCGTCGCCGAGGTGAGCGGCGCGGCGGACGGGACGTCCGCGCGGATCCACGCGGTGACCTCGTCGGCGATGATGACGCGGCGCGACCCGTGGGTGAACATGCTGCGCACCACCGTCGCCGCGTTCGCCGCCGGGGTGGGCGGCGCCGACGCCGTCACCGTCCGGCCGTTCGACGCGCGCCTCGGCCTGCCCGACGACTTCGCCCGGCGCATCGCCCGCAACACCCAGACCCTGCTGCTCGAGGAGTCGAGCCTGGCCCGCGTCGTCGACCCGGCGGGCGGCTCCTGGTACGCCGAGCGCCTCACTGAGGACCTCGCCCGCGCCGCGTGGGACCGCTTCACCGAGATCGAGCGGGCGGGCGGGCTCGCCGCGGCCCTGGAGTCCGGGGCGCTCGCCGGCCGGATCGCCGCGACGTGGGCGCGGCGCCGCAAGGACATCGCCCGGCGCAAGGCGCCGCTCACCGGCGTCAGCGAGTTCCCGAACCTCGCCGAGAGGCTCCCCGAGCGGGAGCCCGCGCCGGCCCGTCCCGGCGGCGGCCTGCCCGTCGTGACGTACGCGCAGGACTTCGAGGCCCTCCGCGACCGCTCCGACGCCCACGCGGACGCCACCGGCGCCCGTCCGAAGGTGTTCCTGGCGACGCTCGGGCCGGTCGCCGTCCACACCGCCCGCGCGTCCTTCGCCGCGAACCTGTTCCAGGCCGGCGGCGTCGAGACCGTCACCGGGACGCCCGAGGAGTTCGCCGCGTCCGGCGCGTCCGTTGCGTGCGTCTGCTCCAGCGACAAGGTGTACGCCGAGCGGGCCGAGGACGCCGCCCGCACGCTCCGGGACGCGGGCGCCGCGCGGATCTGGATCGCGGGCAAGGGTACGTACAAGGGAGTGGACGGCACCGTGTTCGCCGGGTGCGACGCGGTCGAGGTGCTGGAGACCACCCTCCACGAGCTGGGAGTGAACCGATGA
- the scpA gene encoding methylmalonyl-CoA mutase, which translates to MIPDFSDIGLGTPPPAADAAARWRAAVAEATGKEPEAQTWDTPEGIDVLPLYTGDDLGGADFLGTLPGIAPYLRGPYPAMYATQPWTIRQYAGFSTAEESNAFYRRNLAAGQKGLSVAFDLATHRGYDSDHPRVAGDVGMAGVAIDSIYDMRQLFDGIPLDKMSVSMTMNGAVLPVLALYIAAAEEQGVKPEALAGTIQNDILKEFMVRNTYIYPPQPSMRIISDIFEYTSQKMPKYNSISISGYHIQEAGATADLELAYTLADGVEYIRAGRDAGLDIDAFAPRLSFFWAIGMNFFMEVAKLRAARLLWAKLVKGFDPKNPKSLSLRTHSQTSGWSLTAQDVYNNVARTCIEAMAATQGHTQSLHTNALDEALALPTDFSARIARNTQLLLQQESGTTRAIDPWGGSTYVERLTYDLARRAWGHITEVEQAGGMAKAIDEGLPKLRIEEAAARTQARIDSGRQPVIGVNKYRVDVEERIEVLKVDNASVRAQQIDKLRRLREERDAAAVGSALAALTAAADAATNGNRPSGLEHNLLTLAIDAARAKATVGEISDALEKAWGRHAAQIRTISGVYRDEAGPAEGIEKARAATAAFEEAEGRRPRILVAKMGQDGHDRGQKVIATGFADLGFDVDVGPLFQTPAEVARQAVEADVHIVGVNSLAAGHLTLVPALREELAALGAEDVMIVVGGVIPPQDFDELRAAGAAAIFPPGTVLADAARGLLDELAAKLGHERPGENGDR; encoded by the coding sequence ATGATCCCCGACTTCAGCGACATCGGGCTCGGGACGCCGCCGCCCGCCGCCGACGCCGCCGCCCGGTGGCGCGCGGCCGTCGCGGAGGCCACCGGCAAGGAGCCCGAGGCCCAGACCTGGGACACCCCCGAGGGCATCGACGTCCTGCCGCTCTACACCGGCGACGACCTCGGCGGCGCCGACTTCCTGGGCACCCTGCCCGGCATCGCGCCGTACCTGCGCGGCCCCTACCCGGCCATGTACGCGACCCAGCCGTGGACGATCCGCCAGTACGCCGGGTTCTCCACCGCCGAGGAGTCCAACGCGTTCTACCGGCGCAACCTCGCCGCCGGGCAGAAGGGCCTGTCGGTCGCGTTCGACCTGGCCACCCACCGCGGCTACGACTCCGACCACCCGCGCGTCGCCGGGGACGTCGGCATGGCGGGCGTCGCGATCGACTCGATCTACGACATGCGGCAGCTCTTCGACGGCATCCCGCTCGACAAGATGAGCGTGTCGATGACGATGAACGGCGCCGTCCTGCCCGTCCTGGCGCTCTACATCGCCGCCGCGGAGGAACAGGGGGTGAAGCCGGAGGCGCTGGCGGGGACCATCCAGAACGACATCCTCAAGGAGTTCATGGTCCGCAACACCTACATCTACCCGCCGCAGCCCTCGATGCGGATCATCTCCGACATCTTCGAGTACACCTCGCAGAAGATGCCGAAGTACAACTCGATCTCCATCTCCGGCTACCACATCCAGGAGGCCGGGGCCACGGCCGACCTGGAGCTGGCCTACACCCTCGCCGACGGCGTCGAGTACATCCGCGCCGGACGCGACGCGGGCCTGGACATCGACGCGTTCGCGCCCCGGCTGTCGTTCTTCTGGGCGATCGGGATGAACTTCTTCATGGAGGTCGCGAAGCTCCGCGCCGCGCGCCTGCTGTGGGCCAAGCTCGTCAAGGGCTTCGACCCGAAGAACCCGAAGTCGCTGTCGCTGCGGACGCACTCGCAGACGTCCGGCTGGTCGCTGACCGCGCAGGACGTCTACAACAACGTCGCCCGCACCTGCATCGAGGCGATGGCCGCCACGCAGGGCCACACCCAGTCGCTGCACACCAACGCGCTCGACGAGGCCCTCGCGCTGCCGACCGACTTCTCCGCCCGCATCGCCCGCAACACCCAGCTGCTGCTGCAGCAGGAGTCCGGGACGACCCGCGCCATCGACCCGTGGGGCGGCAGCACCTACGTCGAGCGGCTCACCTACGACCTCGCGCGCCGCGCGTGGGGCCACATCACCGAGGTCGAGCAGGCCGGCGGGATGGCGAAGGCGATCGACGAGGGGCTGCCGAAGCTCCGCATCGAGGAGGCCGCCGCCCGCACGCAGGCCCGCATCGACTCCGGGCGCCAGCCGGTCATCGGCGTCAACAAGTACCGGGTGGACGTCGAGGAGCGGATCGAGGTCCTCAAGGTCGACAACGCGTCCGTCCGCGCGCAGCAGATCGACAAGCTGCGGCGGCTGCGCGAGGAGCGCGACGCCGCCGCGGTCGGGTCGGCCCTCGCGGCGCTGACGGCCGCCGCCGACGCGGCGACGAACGGGAACCGGCCGTCCGGGCTGGAGCACAACCTGCTCACCCTCGCCATCGACGCCGCCCGCGCCAAGGCCACCGTCGGCGAGATCTCCGACGCCCTGGAGAAGGCGTGGGGACGGCACGCCGCGCAGATCCGTACGATCTCCGGTGTGTACCGCGACGAGGCAGGACCCGCCGAGGGGATCGAGAAGGCGCGCGCCGCGACCGCCGCGTTCGAGGAGGCCGAGGGACGCCGCCCGCGCATCCTCGTCGCCAAGATGGGGCAGGACGGCCACGACCGCGGCCAGAAGGTGATCGCGACCGGGTTCGCCGACCTCGGCTTCGACGTCGACGTGGGCCCGCTGTTCCAGACCCCGGCCGAGGTCGCGCGGCAGGCCGTCGAGGCCGACGTGCACATCGTCGGCGTCAACTCGCTCGCCGCCGGGCACCTCACCCTGGTGCCCGCGCTGCGCGAGGAGCTCGCGGCGCTCGGCGCCGAGGACGTCATGATCGTCGTCGGCGGGGTCATCCCGCCGCAGGACTTCGACGAGCTGCGCGCCGCCGGGGCCGCCGCGATCTTCCCGCCCGGGACCGTCCTCGCCGACGCCGCGCGGGGTCTGCTGGACGAGCTCGCCGCGAAGCTCGGGCACGAGCGCCCCGGGGAGAACGGCGACCGGTGA
- the meaB gene encoding methylmalonyl Co-A mutase-associated GTPase MeaB, which produces MRPLEDYVAGVRDGSRAWIARAITLVESARPDHRALAQRLLVELTPHAGGARRVGITGVPGVGKSTFIDALGTALTGRGHRVAVLAVDPSSTRTGGSILGDKTRMQRLSADDGAFIRPSPTAGTLGGVAKATREAMVVMEAAGYDVVLVETVGVGQSETAVSEMVDSFLFLTLARTGDQLQGIKKGVLELADVIAVNKADGDHKIEAKRAARELSGALRMLRGDERTRDIPVLTCSAREGTGLDRVWEEIVAHQDALRETGELDARRRRQLVGWAWAMVRDRLLADLHADPDVRKAAPGLEREVADGSLTPALAADRILEAFARGR; this is translated from the coding sequence GTGAGGCCCCTGGAGGACTACGTCGCCGGGGTGCGGGACGGCTCGCGCGCGTGGATCGCGCGGGCGATCACGCTCGTGGAGTCGGCCCGTCCCGACCATCGCGCGCTCGCGCAGCGGCTGCTGGTCGAGCTGACCCCGCACGCCGGCGGCGCCCGCCGCGTCGGCATCACCGGCGTGCCGGGGGTCGGCAAGTCCACGTTCATCGACGCGCTCGGCACCGCGCTCACCGGGCGCGGGCACCGGGTCGCGGTGCTGGCCGTGGACCCGTCGTCCACCCGGACGGGCGGCAGCATCCTCGGCGACAAGACCCGCATGCAGCGGCTGTCCGCCGACGACGGCGCGTTCATCCGGCCGTCGCCGACCGCGGGGACGCTCGGCGGCGTCGCCAAGGCCACCCGCGAGGCGATGGTCGTGATGGAGGCCGCCGGATACGACGTCGTCCTCGTCGAGACGGTCGGGGTCGGGCAGTCCGAGACCGCCGTGTCGGAAATGGTGGACTCGTTCCTGTTCTTGACGCTCGCCCGCACCGGCGACCAGCTCCAGGGCATCAAGAAGGGCGTCCTGGAACTGGCCGACGTCATCGCGGTGAACAAGGCCGACGGCGACCACAAGATCGAGGCGAAGCGGGCCGCGCGGGAGCTGTCGGGCGCCCTGCGGATGCTGCGCGGCGACGAGCGCACCCGCGACATCCCCGTCCTGACCTGCAGCGCCAGGGAGGGCACCGGCCTCGACCGCGTGTGGGAGGAGATCGTCGCCCACCAGGACGCCCTGCGCGAGACCGGCGAGCTGGACGCCCGGCGGCGCCGCCAGCTCGTCGGCTGGGCGTGGGCGATGGTCCGCGACCGGCTGCTCGCCGACCTGCACGCCGACCCGGACGTCCGCAAGGCCGCACCCGGGCTCGAGCGGGAGGTCGCGGACGGCTCCCTCACCCCGGCGCTGGCGGCCGACCGCATCCTGGAGGCGTTCGCGCGGGGCCGCTGA